A single Panicum virgatum strain AP13 unplaced genomic scaffold, P.virgatum_v5 scaffold_183, whole genome shotgun sequence DNA region contains:
- the LOC120693820 gene encoding ATP synthase protein MI25 has protein sequence MMRLSSTDMKDRNMLFAAIPSICASSPKKISIYNEEMIVARCFIGFLIFSRKSLGKTFKETLDGRIESIQEELQQFFNPNEVIPEESNEQQRLLRISLRICSTVVESLPTARCAPKCEKTVQALLCRNLNVKSATLLNATSSRRIRLQDDIVTGFHFSVSERFVSGSTFKASTVEKIREAFVPIDLIREGLIVLRKVRVGGDIMAE, from the coding sequence ATGATGAGATTGAGTTCAACGGATATGAAGGATAGAAATATGCTATTTGCTGCTATTCCATCTATTTGTGCATCAAGTCCGAAGAAGATCTCAATCTATAATGAAGAAATGATAGTAGCTCGTTGTTTTATAGGCTTTCTCATATTCAGTCGGAAGAGTTTAGGTAAGACTTTCAAAGAAACTCTCGACGGGAGAATCGAGTCTATTCAGGAAGAATTGCAGCAATTCTTCAATCCTAACGAAGTCATTCCGGAGGAATCCAATGAACAACAACGATTACTTAGGATCAGCTTGCGAATTTGCAGCACCGTAGTAGAATCATTACCAACGGCACGCTGTGCGCCTAAGTGCGAAAAGACAGTGCAAGCTTTGTTATGCCGAAACCTAAATGTAAAGTCAGCAACACTTCTAAATGCCACTTCTTCCCGTCGCATCCGTCTTCAGGACGATATAGTCACAGGTTTTCACTTTTCAGTGAGTGAAAGATTTGTATCCGGGTCTACGTTCAAAGCTTCTACCGTAGAAAAAATTCGAGAGGCCTTCGTACCCATAGACCTAATTCGAGAAGGCTTGATAGTCCTAAGAAAGGTGAGGGTGGGGGGTGATATTATGGCTGAATAA